A genomic segment from Toxotes jaculatrix isolate fToxJac2 chromosome 6, fToxJac2.pri, whole genome shotgun sequence encodes:
- the akr1a1b gene encoding aldo-keto reductase family 1 member A1-B isoform X1 — MQSLKCQVLKQLFRRLCFDSGKRVLQKGMNDFAVLNTGRKMPLLGLGTWKSDPGKVKQAVIWALETGYRHIDCAAIYGNEVEIGEALQETLGPNKSLRREDVFITSKLWNTRHHPEDVEPALLKTLKDLKLEYLDLYLIHWPYAFQRGDVTFPRGEDGTLLYDNIDYKLTWAAMEKLVGKGLVRSIGLSNFNSRQIDDILSVASIKPTVLQVESHPYLAQVELLAHCRDRGLVMTAYSPLGSPDRAWKHPDEPVLLQEPVIASLAEKYKRSPAQIILRWQTQRGVVTIPKSVTESRIKENIQVFDFTLEAEEMKSITALNKGWRYIVPMIEVEGKRVPRDAGHPHYPFNDPY; from the exons ATGCAGTCATTAAAATGTCAGGTCCTAAAGCAGCTGTTCCGTCGTTTATGTTTTGACTCTGGCAAAAGG GTGCTTCAGAAAGGCATGAATGACTTTGCAGTTCTCAACACGGGGCGGAAGATGCCCCTGCTTGGGCTGGGAACTTGGAAGAGTGATCCAGGAAAG GTCAAACAAGCAGTTATTTGGGCCTTGGAGACTGGATATCGCCACATCGACTGTGCAGCCATTTATGGCAATGAGGTCGAGATTGGAGAAGCCCTACAGGAGACTCTTGGCCCCAACAAG TCGCTGAGGCGAGAGGACGTGTTCATCACATCCAAGCTGTGGAACACCCGACATCACCCTGAAGACGTGGAGCCGGCGCTGCTGAAGACCCTGAAGGACCTGAAGCTGGAGTACCTGGACCTCTACCTCATCCACTGGCCCTATGCCTTCCA ACGAGGAGATGTTACTTTCCCCAGAGGGGAGGATGGCACCCTGCTATACGACAACATAGACTACAAGCTGACCTGGGCTGCCATGGAGAAGCTGGTGGGGAAGGGTCTTGTCCGATCCATCGGCCTGTCCAACTTCAACAGTCGGCAGATAGATGACATCCTGTCTGTCGCCAGCATCAAACCAACTGTCCTGCAG GTAGAGAGCCATCCCTATTTGGCCCAGGTAGAGCTGTTGGCCCACTGTCGGGACCGGGGCCTGGTGATGACGGCCTACAGCCCTCTGGGCTCCCCGGACCGAGCCTGGAAACATCCAGATGAACCCGTTCTGCTTCAGGAGCCTGTGATCGCCTCCCTCGCAGAGAAATATAAAAGGAGCCCAGCTCAGATTATTCTGAG GTGGCAGACACAGCGAGGAGTGGTAACCATCCCCAAGAGTGTGACAGAGTCACGCATCAAAGAAAACATTCAG GTGTTTGACTTTACCCTTGaggcagaggaaatgaaaagcatTACTGCACTGAACAAAGGCTGGCGCTACATTGTACCAATGATTGAA GTGGAGGGAAAGCGTGTTCCCAGGGATGCAGGACATCCTCACTACCCTTTCAACGACCCCTACTGA
- the akr1a1b gene encoding aldo-keto reductase family 1 member A1-B isoform X2, giving the protein MNDFAVLNTGRKMPLLGLGTWKSDPGKVKQAVIWALETGYRHIDCAAIYGNEVEIGEALQETLGPNKSLRREDVFITSKLWNTRHHPEDVEPALLKTLKDLKLEYLDLYLIHWPYAFQRGDVTFPRGEDGTLLYDNIDYKLTWAAMEKLVGKGLVRSIGLSNFNSRQIDDILSVASIKPTVLQVESHPYLAQVELLAHCRDRGLVMTAYSPLGSPDRAWKHPDEPVLLQEPVIASLAEKYKRSPAQIILRWQTQRGVVTIPKSVTESRIKENIQVFDFTLEAEEMKSITALNKGWRYIVPMIEVEGKRVPRDAGHPHYPFNDPY; this is encoded by the exons ATGAATGACTTTGCAGTTCTCAACACGGGGCGGAAGATGCCCCTGCTTGGGCTGGGAACTTGGAAGAGTGATCCAGGAAAG GTCAAACAAGCAGTTATTTGGGCCTTGGAGACTGGATATCGCCACATCGACTGTGCAGCCATTTATGGCAATGAGGTCGAGATTGGAGAAGCCCTACAGGAGACTCTTGGCCCCAACAAG TCGCTGAGGCGAGAGGACGTGTTCATCACATCCAAGCTGTGGAACACCCGACATCACCCTGAAGACGTGGAGCCGGCGCTGCTGAAGACCCTGAAGGACCTGAAGCTGGAGTACCTGGACCTCTACCTCATCCACTGGCCCTATGCCTTCCA ACGAGGAGATGTTACTTTCCCCAGAGGGGAGGATGGCACCCTGCTATACGACAACATAGACTACAAGCTGACCTGGGCTGCCATGGAGAAGCTGGTGGGGAAGGGTCTTGTCCGATCCATCGGCCTGTCCAACTTCAACAGTCGGCAGATAGATGACATCCTGTCTGTCGCCAGCATCAAACCAACTGTCCTGCAG GTAGAGAGCCATCCCTATTTGGCCCAGGTAGAGCTGTTGGCCCACTGTCGGGACCGGGGCCTGGTGATGACGGCCTACAGCCCTCTGGGCTCCCCGGACCGAGCCTGGAAACATCCAGATGAACCCGTTCTGCTTCAGGAGCCTGTGATCGCCTCCCTCGCAGAGAAATATAAAAGGAGCCCAGCTCAGATTATTCTGAG GTGGCAGACACAGCGAGGAGTGGTAACCATCCCCAAGAGTGTGACAGAGTCACGCATCAAAGAAAACATTCAG GTGTTTGACTTTACCCTTGaggcagaggaaatgaaaagcatTACTGCACTGAACAAAGGCTGGCGCTACATTGTACCAATGATTGAA GTGGAGGGAAAGCGTGTTCCCAGGGATGCAGGACATCCTCACTACCCTTTCAACGACCCCTACTGA